One genomic window of Halorhabdus sp. CBA1104 includes the following:
- a CDS encoding peptidylprolyl isomerase — translation MTDDSADETAEEQTQSDEATGLAEGDFVTVEYTARTVEDGNLVDTTSQEIADEEGVGEDEEFEPRTIVLGEGHLFEPVEEAVIGEEVGGEGSVVVAADDAFGAYDEEEVRTVSANKIPEDDRYPGAHVDVDGEHGHVETIIGGRARVDFNHPLAGEDIEYEYEIVDTVEDREAKAESLLETMLSMELDVWFETDVVEEEEVVDDPEELEDADDDEDGPVTETVEVEKDTLYIEATPQLSMNQQWMFQKQQIAQQFVELLGVDRVIVQETLGEGGGMMGGMGGMMGGMGGGGGGDLEEALEDADVDADELAEELDVDEE, via the coding sequence ATGACCGACGATTCCGCGGACGAGACGGCCGAGGAACAAACGCAAAGCGACGAGGCGACCGGTCTGGCGGAGGGTGACTTCGTTACGGTAGAATACACCGCACGGACCGTCGAGGATGGTAACCTCGTGGATACGACCAGTCAGGAAATCGCCGACGAGGAAGGCGTCGGTGAGGACGAAGAGTTCGAACCCCGGACGATCGTTCTGGGCGAAGGCCACCTCTTCGAACCCGTCGAGGAGGCCGTCATCGGCGAGGAAGTCGGCGGGGAAGGATCGGTCGTCGTCGCGGCCGACGACGCCTTTGGCGCCTACGACGAGGAAGAAGTCCGGACCGTCAGCGCCAACAAGATCCCCGAGGACGACCGCTATCCCGGCGCTCACGTCGACGTCGACGGCGAGCACGGCCACGTCGAGACGATCATCGGCGGGCGCGCTCGCGTCGACTTCAACCACCCACTCGCCGGTGAGGACATCGAGTACGAGTACGAGATCGTCGACACTGTCGAGGACCGCGAGGCCAAGGCCGAGAGTCTGCTCGAAACCATGCTCAGCATGGAACTCGACGTCTGGTTCGAGACCGACGTCGTGGAAGAAGAGGAAGTCGTCGACGACCCCGAAGAGCTCGAAGATGCCGACGACGACGAGGACGGCCCGGTCACCGAGACCGTCGAAGTCGAGAAGGACACGCTGTACATCGAGGCCACGCCTCAGCTGTCGATGAACCAGCAGTGGATGTTCCAGAAACAGCAGATCGCCCAGCAGTTCGTCGAGCTGCTCGGTGTTGACCGCGTCATCGTCCAGGAGACGCTGGGCGAGGGCGGTGGCATGATGGGCGGCATGGGCGGCATGATGGGCGGTATGGGCGGTGGCGGCGGTGGCGACCTCGAAGAAGCGCTCGAAGACGCGGACGTCGACGCCGACGAACTCGCCGAGGAACTGGACGTCGACGAAGAGTAA
- the cyaB gene encoding class IV adenylate cyclase, with translation MYEVEMKVRADHETVRQALLDAGADPLGTIRQVDTYYDAPHRDFAATDEALRVRREHRHGETTAKLTYKGPKIDSESKSRKEAETTVGDGETADAIVRGLGFEPAATVEKERHRYALSGYIVTLDDVSDLGEFVEIETEVDDESAVEGARESLQGKLADLGLDPAESIRRSYLGLLLDNSK, from the coding sequence ATGTACGAGGTAGAGATGAAAGTGCGGGCAGACCACGAGACGGTCCGGCAGGCACTGCTGGACGCTGGGGCCGACCCGCTCGGGACGATCCGGCAGGTCGATACGTACTACGACGCCCCCCACCGGGACTTCGCGGCGACTGACGAAGCGTTGCGGGTCCGCCGGGAACACCGTCACGGCGAGACGACGGCGAAGCTCACCTACAAGGGGCCAAAGATCGACAGCGAATCGAAGAGCCGCAAGGAAGCCGAGACGACGGTCGGAGACGGCGAGACGGCCGACGCTATCGTCCGCGGACTCGGATTCGAACCCGCCGCAACCGTCGAGAAAGAACGACATCGATACGCACTCAGCGGGTACATCGTCACGCTCGACGACGTAAGCGATCTCGGGGAGTTCGTCGAAATCGAAACCGAAGTCGACGACGAGAGTGCAGTCGAAGGGGCGCGAGAATCCCTCCAGGGGAAGCTGGCGGACCTCGGACTGGATCCCGCCGAAAGCATCCGGCGGTCCTACCTCGGCTTGCTCTTGGATAACTCCAAGTAA